GCGTAGGGACCGAGCCCTTCAGCCCCATCCTCGGTGCCGGCCAACCGACGATGTCTTCCGGGCTGGCGGAACGCACGCGCCGCCGGCGATCGGCGGGTAAGGAGTGATCATGAGCCGCCAGAGCGTGGCACGAGCCCACCAGAAAATCCAGGAACTGTCCTGGGAACCGGCCTATCACCAGCCGGTCTCGCACTACGGGACGGACTACACGTTCCAGAAAGCCAAGAAAAAGGACCCACTCAAGCAGGTCCTGCGGTCGTACTTCCCGATGCAGGAGGAAAAAGACCACCGCGTCTACGGCGCGGAGGACGGCGCCATCCGCGGCAACATGTTCCGGCAGGTGCAGGAGCGCTGGCTGGAATGGCAGAAGTTGTTCCTGAGCATCATTCCGCTGCCGGAGATCTCCGCCGCGCGGGCGATGCCACTGCTGTTCCGTACGGTGCCCAACCCCGAGCTGCACAACGGCCAGGCGATCCAGATGATCGACGAGGTCCGGCACTCGACGATCCAGCAGAACCTCAAGCGTCTCTACATGAACAACTACATCGACCCGGCCGGGTTCAACAGCAGCCTGCGTAACTTCCAGAACGACTACTGCGGCACCATCGGCCGCCAGTTCGCGGAAGGCTTCATCACCGGTGACGCGATCACCGCGGCGTCGATCTATCTGACGATCGTCGCGGAAACCGCGTTCACCAACACGCTTTTCGTCGCGATGCCGGCCGAGGCCGCGGCCAACGGCGACTACCTGCTCCCCACCGTTTTCCACTCCGTACAGTCCGACGAGTCGCGACACATTTCTAACGGTTACGCGACCTTGCTGATGGCGCTGTCGGACGAGAGCAACCACCAGCTGCTCGAGCGCGATCTTCGCTACGCCTGGTGGAACAACCACCGCGTGGTGGACGCGGCGATCGGCACGTTCATCGAGTACGGCACCAAGGACCGCCGCAAGGATCGGGAAAGCTACGCGGAAATGTGGCGTCGGTGGATCTACGACGACTACTACCGCAGCTATCTCGTGCCGCTGGAGAAATACGGTCTGGTGATCCCGCACGACCTGATCGAGGAAGCCTGGAACCAGATCTGGAACAAGGGCTACGTGCACGAGGTCGCGCAGTTCTTCGCCACCGGCTGGCTCGCCAACTACTGGCGGATCGACCCGATGACCGACAAGGACTTCGAGTGGTTCGAGCACAAGTATCCGGGCTGGTATGACCGATACGGCAAGTGGTGGGAAAACTACGCCCGCCTGTCGGTGCCCAACGGTCACCATCCGATCGTCGCGGAAAACGTCGATTACGTTTATCCGCACCGTTGTTGGACCTGCATGGTGCCGTGTCTGGTGCGCGAGGACATGGTCGTCGACCAGGTCGACGGCCAGTGGCGAACCTACTGTCACGAGGCCTGCCGGTGGACCGACGCCGAGGCGTTCCGGCCGACGTACCAGGGCCGGCAGACCCCCAACATGGGCCAGCTGATCGGGGCCCGCGAGTGGGAAACCCTTTACCACGGCTGGAACTGGGCCGACATCGTCAAGGACATGGGGTTCGTACGCGACGACGGCAAGACCATGGTCGCGCAGCCGCACCTCGACCTCGACCCGAAGAAGATGTGGACGCTGGACCACCTGCGCCGGATGCCCGAGGTCCAGTCGCCGAACGTGTTGCTCAACCAAATGAGCGACGCCGAGCGCGCCGCGTTCGTCGCCGACTACAACCGACAGGGC
The nucleotide sequence above comes from Fodinicola acaciae. Encoded proteins:
- a CDS encoding methane monooxygenase; the encoded protein is MSRQSVARAHQKIQELSWEPAYHQPVSHYGTDYTFQKAKKKDPLKQVLRSYFPMQEEKDHRVYGAEDGAIRGNMFRQVQERWLEWQKLFLSIIPLPEISAARAMPLLFRTVPNPELHNGQAIQMIDEVRHSTIQQNLKRLYMNNYIDPAGFNSSLRNFQNDYCGTIGRQFAEGFITGDAITAASIYLTIVAETAFTNTLFVAMPAEAAANGDYLLPTVFHSVQSDESRHISNGYATLLMALSDESNHQLLERDLRYAWWNNHRVVDAAIGTFIEYGTKDRRKDRESYAEMWRRWIYDDYYRSYLVPLEKYGLVIPHDLIEEAWNQIWNKGYVHEVAQFFATGWLANYWRIDPMTDKDFEWFEHKYPGWYDRYGKWWENYARLSVPNGHHPIVAENVDYVYPHRCWTCMVPCLVREDMVVDQVDGQWRTYCHEACRWTDAEAFRPTYQGRQTPNMGQLIGAREWETLYHGWNWADIVKDMGFVRDDGKTMVAQPHLDLDPKKMWTLDHLRRMPEVQSPNVLLNQMSDAERAAFVADYNRQGPAGRPAPAAN